In Gymnogyps californianus isolate 813 chromosome 29, ASM1813914v2, whole genome shotgun sequence, the following are encoded in one genomic region:
- the PSMB4 gene encoding proteasome subunit beta type-4 → MEVGGARAPPPFWAGGPAPGQTYIPGGPGPGPATGLLPFTRTLSPMVTGTSVLGVKFDGGVIIAADMMGSYGSLARFRSISRLLKVNDTTMLGASGDYADFQYLKQIIDQMVIDEELLGDGHSYSPKAIHSWLTRVMYNRRSKINPLWNTVVIGGYYNGESFLGYVDMLGVAYEAPTLATGYGAYLAQPLMREVLEKKSSLTKEEARDLIERCMKILYYRDARSFNRYEVAIATEKGVEVEGPLTLEANWDIAHLVSGFE, encoded by the exons ATGGAGGTCGGGGGAGCGCGGGCGCCGCCGCCGTTCTGGGCCgggggcccggccccggggcagACCTACATTCCcggcgggcccggccccggccccgccaccgGCCTCCTGCCCTTCACCCGGACGCT GAGCCCGATGGTGACGGGCACCTCGGTGCTGGGAGTGAAGTTCGACGGGGGGGTGATCATCGCTGCAGACATGATGGGCTCCTACGGCTCCCTCGCCCGCTTCCGCAGCATCTCCAGACTCCTGAAGGTGAACGACACCACCATGCTGGGGGCGTCCGGCGACTACGCCGACTTCCAGTACCTCAAGCAGATCATCGACCAGATGGT AATCGACGAGGAGCTGTTGGGAGATGGTCACAGTTACAGCCCGAAAGCCATTCATTCCTGGCTGACAAGAGTCATGTACAACCGGAGGTCCAAGATAAATCCGCTCTGGAACACTGTTGTCATCGGAGGCTACTACAACGGCGAGAG CTTCCTAGGTTACGTGGACATGCTCGGCGTGGCCTACGAAGCCCCTACGCTTGCTACGGGTTACGGAGCGTACCTAGCTCAG ccgCTGATGAGAGAAGTCTTGGAGAAGAAATCCAGCCTGACGAAGGAGGAGGCCCGTGACTTGATTGAGCGTTGCATGAAAATTTTGTATTACAGAGATGCTCGATCATTCAACAGG TATGAAGTAGCTATTGCAACGGAGAAAGGCGTGGAGGTGGAAGGACCCCTGACCCTGGAAGCCAACTGGGACATAGCACACCTTGTCAG
- the CGN gene encoding LOW QUALITY PROTEIN: cingulin (The sequence of the model RefSeq protein was modified relative to this genomic sequence to represent the inferred CDS: deleted 2 bases in 1 codon), producing MAEKQSPVDYGVQIRFINDLQEPRRPPKARGKPGSYGVAVRVQGIAGQPFVVLNSGEKGSDSFGVQIKSEGSYPNPAGPQPSGSVSSDSDLPENPYAGRQPLHGSSYSTSDEEASGVSATSRHEPKPPPGKRVLREELRRTQSHGDLLGAAVDEPFAAGAPRPSGSRQHQALADGKSSSMWNIAPERSKASGSRAMAKDPSSDTEAVVATGGSDVDTKPLSSVDSLISKFDGKVQQRGRAARRGRIPSEERKRSQSLDSRVSHRDVPDARELRGAQRQASGVRPQPSVPAGSLSCPSRAGGMEDGGTRSQRANRGVEEPAAERLQSKARAELQLKSTPDLLRDQREVTQPGSSEHPKELIYGILKEGSSESEISLKRKTARLLEKLQELAAPAKDAACSQPQHRELARKVEELQEKLDEETKLRQKLELSREPGRSGSARALEARLREAEGESQRLRGALEKKTQELQRSLQELSEAKTAKEQAETRLGDCEEQLLATHRELDRLRKGSGASPDGEALYKELLETREELEEALSSKQRQEEQLRLRERELTALKGALKEEVASHDKELDRVRQQYQSDMDQLRRSMEDISQDQANLESERQKINAVVRNLQRELEESAEETGHWRDMFQKNKDELRNTKQELLQVKLEREEFEEELRELRERFAAAREEADQARNSAVDPSELEALRKELRQARRELAAEKQSQEELLRERERELAALKGTMREEASSRDGELERYRRDLQQLREERDEATKAKASLESAREASEQARKTVESSLQELQEQNDDLRRKVLGMETQLKEYERLGENWEGSQARLKEKVTKLEAERRQMEESLGEATEREQELQMAKRSLETRLEEAQRSLARLTQEHQELSASYQDEQRQKEQLKRAKSELEEQKRLLDRTTEKLNKELEQMTEESHSSLAVLKSQLEEFKEKSRKEITDSQKQAKDRGAEVEKMQFSMGRLQDEVARLKQALQDSQAERESTLLDKEVLLQRLHNLEQEMETKKRSQDDRSRHVKALEEKSKRLEVELDEERTTVELLTERVNRSRDQIDQLRAELLQERSSRQDLECDKVSLERQNKELKSRLASSEGLQKPSSNVSQLEARVEELQDKLQAEEREKSVLLSSNRKLERKVKELTIQIDDERQHVSDQKDQLSLRVKALKRQVDEAEEEIERLEGTRKKAQRELEEQHELNEQLQNRIKALEKEAWRKAARSATDSSLQDDQLSSDEEFDSTYGPSSLASLLNEANLQTSSC from the exons ATGGCAGAGAAGCAGAGCCCCGTGGACTACGGCGTCCAGATCCGCTTCATCAACGACCTGCAGGAGCCCCGGAGACCCCCCAAGGCGCGGGGCAAGCCCGGCTCCTACGGGGTGGCGGTGCGGGTGCAGGGCATCGCCGGGCAGCCCTTCGTCGTCCTCAACAGCGGCGAGAAGGGCAGCGACTCCTTCGGGGTGCAGATCAAGAGCGAGGGCTCCTACCCGAACCCC GCCGGCCCCCAGCCCTCCGGCTCCGTCAGCTCCGACTCGGACCTGCCGGAAAATCCCTATGCTGGGCGGCAGCCCCTGCACGGCTCGTCCTACAGCACCTCGGACGAGGAGGCGAGCGGCGTCTCGGCGACCTCCCGGCATGAGCCCAAACCTCCGCCGGGCAAGCGGGTGCTCAGGGAGGAGCTGCGGAGGACGCAGTCCCACGGGGATCTGCTCGGTGCCGCCGTGGATGAGCCCTTTGCCGCCGGCGCTCCCCGGCCCAGCGGCAGCCGGCAGCACCAGGCTCTGGCTGatggcaaaagcagcagcatgtggAACATTGCACCAGAGCGGAGCAAAGCCTCTGGCTCGAGGGCCATGGCCAAGGACCCCTCCTCGGACACGGAGGCCGTGGTGGCCACCGGCGGCAGCGACGTGGACACCAAACCCCTCTCCTCGGTGGATTCGCTCATCAGCAAATTCGACGGGAAGGTGCAGCAGCGAGGGCGGGCGGCCAGGAGGGGCCGGATCCCCTCAGAGGAGAGGAAACGCTCCCAGAGCCTGGACAGCCGCGTCTCCCACCGCGACGTGCCGGATGCCAGGGAGCTGCGCGGTGCCCAGCGCCAGGCCAGCGGCGTTCGCCCCCAGCCCTCGGTGCCCGCCGGCAGCCTGAGCTGCCCGAGCAGAGCCGGAGGGATGGAGGACGGGGGGACGAGGAGCCAGCGGGCGAACCGGGGCGTGGAGGAGCCCGCGGCCGAGCggctgcagagcaaagcccgggcagagctgcag CTCAAATCCACCCCGGACCTGCTGCGGGACCAGCGGGAGGTCACCCAGCCCGGCAGCAGCGAGCACCCCAAGGAGCTCATCTACGGCATCCTGAAGGAGGG GAGCAGCGAGAGCGAAATCTCCCTGAAGAGGAAAACTGCCCGGCTGCTTGagaagctgcaggagctggcg GCACCCGCCAAGGACGCGGCATgttcccagccccagcacagagaGCTGGCCCGGAaggtggaggagctgcaggagaagctggACGAGGAGACCAAG CTCCGCCAGAagctggagctgagcagggagcCGGGGAGGAGCGGCTCCGCTCGGGCCCTGGAAGCCCGGCTGCGGGAGGCCGAAGGGGAGAGCCAGCGTCTGCGGGGAGCCCTGGAGAAGAAAacccaggagctgcagagaagttTGCAAGA GCTGAGCGAGGCGAAAACGGCCAAGGAGCAGGCGGAGACCCGGCTGGGCGACTGCGAGGAGCAGCTGCTGGCGACGCACCGAGAGCTCGACCGCCTGCGCAAGGGCTCCGGCGCCTCCCCGGACGGCGAAGCCTTGTACAAG gagctgctggagaccagggaggagctggaggaggccCTGAGCTCCAAGCAGcggcaggaggagcagctgcGGCTGCGGGAGCGGGAGCTGACGGCGCTGAAGGGAGCCCTCAAGGAGGAGGTGGCCAGCCACGACAAGGAGCTCGACCGCGTCCGGCAGCAGTACCAGAGCGACATGGACCAGCTGCGGCGCAGCATGGAGGACATCTCGCAG GATCAGGCCAACCTGGAGTCGGAGAGGCAGAAGATCAACGCCGTGGTGAGGAACCTGCAgcgggagctggaggagagcgCGGAGGAGACGGGGCACTGGCGGGACATGTTCCAGAAGAACAAGGACGAGCTCCGCAACACCAAGCAGGA gctgctgcaggtGAAGCTGGAGCGGGAGGAGTTTGAGGAGGAGCTGCGGGAGCTGCGGGAGCGCTTCGCGGCCGCCCGGGAGGAGGCGGACCAGGCGCGGAACAGCGCGGTGGACCCCAGCGAGCTGGAGGCGCTCAGGAAG gagctgCGGCAGGCGCGGCGGGAGCTGGCGGCGGagaagcagagccaggaggagctgctgcgggagcgggagcgggagctgGCGGCGCTGAAGGGCACCATGCGGGAGGAGGCGTCCAGCCGCGACGGGGAGCTGGAGCGGTACCGCAGAGACCTGCAGCAGCTCCGGGAGGAGCGGGACGAGGCCACCAAG GCAAAGGCATCCCTGGAGAGCGCACGGGAGGCGTCGGAGCAGGCGAGGAAGACGGTGGAGTccagcctgcaggagctgcaggagcagaacGACGACCTGAGGAGGAAGGTCCTCGGGATGGAGACGCAGCTGAAGGAGTACGAGCGCTTGGGCGAGAACTGGGAGGGCTCCCAGGCACGGCTCAAGGAGAAGGTCACCAAACTGGAG GCAGAGCGCAGGCAGATGGAGGAGTCGCTGGGCGAAGCCACGGagcgggagcaggagctgcagatggCCAAGCGGTCGCTGGAGACCCGCCTGGAGGAGGCGCAGCGGAGCCTGGCCCGGCTGACGCAGGAGCACCAGGAGCTGAGCGCGTCCTACCAGGACGAGCAGCGGCAGAAGGAGCAGCTCAAGCGCGCCAAGAGCgagctggaggagcagaagcGCCTGCTCGACCGCACCACGGAGAAGCTGAACAAAGAG CTGGAGCAGATGACGGAGGAGTCGCACAGCTCGCTGGCCGTGCTGAAGTCGCAGCTGGAGGAGTTCAAGGAGAAGTCGCGGAAGGAGATCACGGACTCCCAAAAACAAGCCAAGGATCGGGGCGCCGAGGTGGAGAAGATGCAGTTCAGCATGGGACGGCTGCAGGACGAG GTCGCCCGGCTGAAGCAAGCGCTGCAGGACAGCCAGGCGGAGCGGGAGAGCACGCTGCTGGATAaggaggtgctgctgcagcgccTGCACAACCTCGAGCAGGAGATGGAGACCAAGAAGCGCTCCCAGGACGATCGCTCGCGGCACGTCAAGGCGCTGGAG GAAAAGTCCAAGCGCCTGGAGGTGGAGCTGGACGAGGAGAGGACCACGGTGGAGCTGCTGACGGAGAGGGTCAACCGGAGCAGAGACCAG ATCGACCAGCTgcgggcagagctgctgcaggaacGCTCCAGCCGGCAGGACTTGGAGTGCGACAAGGTCTCGCTGGAGCGGCAG aaCAAGGAGCTGAAGAGCCGCCTGGCCAGCTCGGAGGGGCTGCAGAAACCCAGCAGCAACGTCTCGCAGCTGGAGGCGCgggtggaggagctgcaggacaAGCTGCAGGCGGAGGAGAG GGAGAAGAGCGTCCTGCTGTCCTCCAACCGCAAGCTGGAGAGGAAGGTGAAGGAGCTGACCATCCAGATCGATGACGAGCGGCAGCACGTCAGCGACCAGAAGGACCAG CTGAGCCTGCGGGTGAAAGCCCTGAAGCGTCAAGTGGACGAGGCGGAGGAGGAGATCGAGCGGCTGGAGGGCACCCGCAAGAAGGCGCAgcgggagctggaggagcagcacgAGCTCAACGAGCAGCTGCAGAACCGCATCAAGGCGCTGGAGAAGGAGGCTTG GCGCAAAGCTGCCCGCTCGGCCACCGATTCCTCCCTGCAAGACGACCAGCTCAGCTCGGACGAGGAGTTCGACAGCACCTACGGGCCCTCCTCCCTCGCCTCGCTGCTCAACGAGGCCAACCTCCAGACCAGCTCCTGCTGA
- the TUFT1 gene encoding tuftelin has product MASLLRLNRASTTEGAAAAARPGSRGGAMNGLQGWCAVLDVRPHGESPESVKVLRLTLPNDLPGDRREQAKQKPVGKAFAMVANRSSNGHSLASECIKSNDGDEEIIKVYLKARAEGGVNHEEHVNQLKSEVRYIQEARSSLKKLREDLSSKLENRQGDKQHAQVMLEKQNGSWLYPERLRADSWEDQEEDCSGEDVEKIRQTAKRLFTKLQEAEKRHQLEKKAFERTVSQYQEEAEQTSSALRRAEKSVVEKEVQVDELQRLLAGMEKEHRSLLLKMKEGEAELARLRSVEGDKLAEQDRSAQLEKEVAMLREKIHHLDDMLKSQQRKVRQMIEQLQNSKTVIQAKDAVIQELKERVAYLEAENLEMHDRIEHLIEKQVSRGGHSSRARSKSEYVSSKRLTGPKPLPLIRVVET; this is encoded by the exons ATGGCGTCCCTGCTGCGGCTAAACCGGGCCAGCACAACCG aaggggcggcggcggcggcgcgcccCGGCAGTCGCGGCGGGGCCATGAAcgggctgcagggctggtgcGCGGTGCTGGACGTGCGGCCCCACGGCGAGAGCCCG GAGAGCGTGAAGGTGCTGCGGCTGACTCTGCCGAATGACCTCCCGGGCGACAGGCGCGAGCAGGCGAAGCAGAAG CCGGTGGGAAAAGCCTTTGCCATGGTGGCCAACCGATCCAGCAACGGTCACTCCCTGGCCTCCGAATGCATCAAATCCAACGATGGCGATGAGGAGATCATCAAG GTTTACCTCAAGGCGCGGGCCGAGGGCGGCGTGAACCATGAGGAGCACGTCAACCAGCTGAAAAGTGAAGTTCGTTACATTCAAGAG GCTAGAAGTTCTTTGAAGAAGCTGCGGGAAGACTTAAGTAGTAAACTTGAGAACAGACAAGGAGATAAACAGCATGCACAG GTcatgctggaaaagcagaacGGGAGCTGGCTGTACCCCGAGAGGCTGCGTGCCGATTCCTGGGAGGACCAG GAGGAGGACTGCTCAGGTGAAGACGTGGAAAAGATCCGACAGACGGCAAAGAGGCTGTTCACGAAGCTGCAGGAGGCTGAAAAGCGCCATCAGTTGGAAAAGAAAGCCTTTGAG AGGACGGTCTCGCAGTACCAGGAGGAAGCGGAGCAGACGAGCTCTGCCCTGCGGAGAGCGGAGAAGAGCGTGGTGGAGAAGGAGGTGCAGGTGGATGAGCTGCAGAGGCTCCTGGCAGGGATGGAGAAG GAGCACAGGAGTTTGCTGCTGAAGATGAAAGAAGGCGaagcagagctggcaaggctgaGAAGCGTGGAAGGTGACAAGCTCGCCGAACAAGACCG GTCAGcccagctggagaaggaggtggCCATGCTGCGGGAGAAGATACACCACCTGGACGACATGCTGAAAAGCCAGCAACGCAAAGTCCGCCAGATGATCGAGCAG CTCCAGAACTCCAAAACGGTGATTCAGGCCAAAGATGCCGTGATCCAGGAGCTCAAGGAGAGAGTCGCTTACTTGGAGGCTGAG AACCTGGAGATGCACGACCGCATAGAGCACTTGATCGAGAAGCAAGTCAGTCGGGGCGGCCACAGCTCCAGAGCGCGCTCAAAGTCGGAGTACGTGAGCAG CAAAAGGCTGACGGGCCCCAAGCCGCTGCCTCTCATTCGAGTAGTGGAAACATGA